A genomic region of Tamandua tetradactyla isolate mTamTet1 chromosome 2, mTamTet1.pri, whole genome shotgun sequence contains the following coding sequences:
- the LOC143674792 gene encoding uncharacterized protein LOC143674792 — MPADFLHSTSRASNMALRPPPAVRQDGRSENFGSFRSGSEDRGWEASSAVFGNHERSGLFGNPRVRLRPPFGGVLGLARFLGIDRRRELWAGGETKSEIWPAGALLAAERLRTMVSALELVVCRALPAGA, encoded by the coding sequence ATGCCGGCGGATTTTCTTCACTCAACGAGCAGAGCATCCAACATGGCGCTGCGGCCGCCTCCAGCAGTCCGGCAGGACGGCCGCTCGGAAAACTTCGGGTCTTTTCGGAGTGGCTCGGAAGACCGAGGATGGGAAGCCTCTTCGGCTGTTTTCGGAAACCACGAGCGGTCGGGACTCTTCGGAAACCCTCGAGTACGTCTTCGGCCGCCGTTCGGGGGCGTTCTGGGGCTGGCTCGTTTCCTCGGGATAGATCGACGCAGGGAGCTCTGGGCGGGAGGAGAGACCAAAAGCGAAATCTGGCCTGCTGGGGCCCTCCTTGCGGCCGAGCGTCTAAGAACAATGGTGTCGGCCCTAGAGCTTGTGGTCTGCAGAGCCCTGCCCGCAGGGGCGTAG